Below is a window of Pseudomonas monteilii DNA.
TACTGGCTTTGAATAATGTATCAAGCTACCCATTACTACCGTATCACGCCATGCTGGACTTCTTTGCAAAGCATGATGTGTTGTTAGTACCGCTCGAAGATACAATTTTCAATAGAGCTAAATCCACAGTTAAATTCATCGAGGCTGCGGCAGTAGGCTTACCAATCCTCGCTTCGGCAGTGGGCGAGTTCAACTCGTGTATTGCACACAGAAGCAACGGCCTTCTTGCTAAGTCAGTAGATGACTGGAAAAACTTGCTGAATGAGTTAACTGCTAGACCTAAACAGCTGAAAAACTTAGCAAAAAACGCTAATCAAGCGGTGAGAAGCCACTACCTCACTACTTCCGGCACTGACTTAGTCAAAAATTTTTTATTTGGCTATGAATCGAACGAGCGCGTAGTTAACTAATCAAAGAAATATGAGTAAGACTATGAAAATTTTAGTAGTGGGTGGAGCTGGGTATATTGGCTCGCATATGGTGCATCTTCTTAACACTTCGGGTTATGAAGCCGTAGTGTTAGATGATTTCAGTGCAGGGCATCGAGATGCAGTGAAAAATGCACTCGTTATCGAAGGCTCGATAAAAGACCGTGGACTGCTAGATAATTTGTTTACACAGCATAATTTTGAAGCCGTGATGCATTTCGCCTCATCAATACAAGTGGGAGAATCGGTTCGCCAACCCGACTTATATTACGAAAACAACTTTAGCAATACTTTGATCTTGCTTAACGCGATGATTAAGGCTGGCATCAAGAAATTCATATTTTCCTCGACAGCCGCCGTATACGGCGATCCTCTTTATACTCCTATCGATGAAAGTCATCAGAAAGTGCCTGTCAATCCATATGGCCGAACAAAATGGATGGTAGAGCAAGCGCTTAGTGATTATGACAGCGCTTATGGATTAAAATCGCTGACCTTACGTTATTTCAATGCTGCAGGCGGCATGCCACAGCAGGGACTGGGGGAGCGTCATGAACCAGAAACACATCTTATCCCGCTAGTTCTTCAAGCAGCTTCTGGGCGAAGGCAATCTATCTCTGTATTCGGCTCGGACTATCCTACCCAAGATGGTACGTGCGTCCGTGATTACATTCATGTAGAAGATTTGTGCAGTGCGCATCTATTGGCATTGAAAAAAATTCTGAGCGGCGCCGACTCAGACCAATATAATTTAGGTAATGGGGAAGGTTTCTCGGTACAAGAAGTAATCAATTGCGCCAAATCTGTGACGGCGCGTGATATTAAAATTGAGTATTCGCCTAGACGTCCAGGCGATCCTGCAGTTTTGGTGGCCGATTCAACAAAAGCTAAATGCGCTTTAGGATGGGCGCCTCAAAGGGCAGAGCTATCTGAAATTATCAAAGATGCTTGGGAGTGGGAAATTAAGCACAACTGGCCTCTGGCATAAATACATCAAATAAATCGAAAATCTGCTGGAGTAAAGATGAGCAAACTCAAAACTACTCCAGCATTTGGCCTAATTATTCAGAAGGCAATACATTCAAAAAGCGCTCTATACTTTGACAGACAACCAAGTCAGGTCTCACCTGATTTACTAGATTTGGCAAGTACTCTGGCGACCAGCAAAAATGAAACTCTTTGAATAAACGAGAAAACCACCACGACAGCGTACTTGAAACTTGGCCGCGCTCGAACGAAGAACCTCCAAAACATAACACACGTTTTTGTATAGGAGCATCGGAACACTTCCACGCGCGCTGCAAACCGATATTGCCCTTTGGGCTATCATAAGAATATATAAGAGAAGGCTCTAACAAATTGCCGCTTACATCATATAAACTCGAGTAAAGCGGTGGCTTTTCTATAACCTGGCCATCATCCAAAAAGCGTGATCCAATATCACCATGTGCTTCACCAAAGCACACCTCACCAGTTCTATAGAGTAAACCCTTGAAGAAAAATTTTTCGAAGAATTTGTCTACAATTAACTTAGCCCCATATGTAGACAAATGCGTATCAAAAGATCTGAAAATGCTCTCACAGTGAATCTCGTCCGGCAAATATTCTAAATGACTAAGCGTAATGGCTGGAAGCAGTTCATCCTGCTTGATTTGCTGCAATAGCTTATTAAAAGCAGGTGATCCCTTTGTTGCCTTAAATGGCACATTCCAATAATTAACCGATGATTTTTCGGGAATAAACATCTGAATAAAACTAACATCTAACGCATTTGACGTTTTTTTTCTTCGATTTAAAAGCTCAACCCAACCTTCTGTATCTATATTGAACTCATCTAAATACATGCCTTCAACATTGTTAGACCCCCCCTTTAAAAAGATATTACCTCCCGCGCCTATTACGGCCGCGCCATCCGATGAAACTCTACCGAAAGCTATGCCGCTTTTTATACCAATATTAGAATTTAACGCTTGAAGCATCAATTGCGGAGTCACGCATATTGGATACTCTTGAAGGTCATGCGAAATCCTTAGCTGAATTGAGCATGTTGAAGCTCCCTTGTAAAATCTTTCCGAATCAAAGTCAAACTCTATGTTATATGTGTTCGGAATACGCTCTAAATCTGGACGATTGCTCCTTACAACAGTGATTGGCTTGACCCAACTTCTTCTGCCAGACTCAAACACGACCAAGCTCATCTCAGAACCTGTCCATTCATTCTTCATCGATATCCATCCAGAAAAACGATTACCAGCAACTCCTTCGACCCATCCAATAATCATACAATTCGTCCCTTCAAAAGGCCATAAATTATCATTAATCCTTTACACATGCAATTATATGATTAATATTTAACACGCCCGCTATATAGTTATTGCTCTCTCTGACAAAAGTAAACGAACAGAGCCTTGACCTTCTCAGCCTTGACGGCTCATGCACAAAAATATTCTACAGCCATTAACCTTAAATTTGATACACATATCACCTTTATAACCTTTGCCAAACATATTTATCGCGCTTCTTGCAAAAAATAGCCACCAAAACTTCCTTGCTTCGCATCAATTACACCTCATTACTTCATTTCGAATCCATAGAGTTAACCTCTTTAAATAATTTTACAAACAATATTGCGAACTTTAATATCCACATCAAAATATTAACTCTGACCCATTCGTCGCAAGCCCTCACCCAAACCATTACTTGGCTTCTGAACTATAATAAGGGCGCCCATGCAGTTGACATCAGCACGAGCTTAAATTGAACTCAAAAAACCTGAGATAGCGCTATTAATCCGAAATGCGAGGTGATACTCATGTCACACCAATTTTTTTATATCTGTCGCGCTCTGGTATCAATATTGCTTGACCAAACCTATCACGATAGAGTGTCATTTCCGAGGCCATGCTTATCGGACTAGCAGTTCTCAGCGCATCTTTTTAAAGCCTTGCATCGTACTAACATTGCGAAGCCTTAAGGTATACTCTCTCCCTCGCATTTCCATGAATGCTATTTCTCACATATTTGGATTTGCACCACGCTTATCCGCTTTTTCAGAACGCAAGGTAAATTTCTTATGAAGATCTTAGTAACAGGTGGTGCCGGCTTCATAGGCTCGGCAGTCGTGCGACACATCATCTCCAACACCACCGACTCGGTCGTCAACGTCGACAAGCTGACGTACGCGGGCAATCTCGAGTCGCTCCAGTCGGTCGATCAGAGCGACCGCTACGCCTTCGAACGCGTCGACATCTGTGACCGCGAAGCGCTAGACCGCATGTTCCGTGAACACCAGCCTGATGCCGTCATGCACCTCGCTGCCGAGTCGCATGTTGACCGTTCGATCAGCGGCCCCTCCGAGTTCATCCACACCAACATCATTGGTACCTACGCGCTGCTGGAAGCGGCACGTAGCTACTGGAGTTCGCTGGACGAGAACCGCAAGGCTGCCTTCCGCTTCCACCACATCTCCACCGATGAGGTATATGGCGACCTGGAAGGCCCGGAGGATCTGTTCACCGAGACCACCCCTTACCAGCCAAGCTCACCCTACTCCGCCAGCAAGGCCAGCTCGGACCACTTGGTCCGCGCCTGGGCACGCACCTATGGGCTGCCTACGCTGGTAACCAACTGCTCTAACAACTACGGCCCGTTCCACTTCCCCGAGAAGCTGATCCCGCTGGTCATCCTCAATGCCTTGGAAGGCAAACCTCTGCCCATCTACGGCAAAGGCGACCAGATCCGCGACTGGCTGTACGTCGAAGATCACGCTCGCGCGCTCTACAAGGTCGTTACCGAAGGTGAAGTAGGTGAAACCTACAACATCGGCGGGCACAACGAAAAACAGAACATCGAAGTGGTACGAACGGTTTGCGCACTGCTTGACGAGCTGCGGCCTGACTCCCAATTCCGCCCACATGTCGACCTGCTGACCTATGTACAGGATCGCCCAGGCCACGATCTGCGTTATGCGATCGATGCCAGCAAAATCCAGCGTGAACTGGGCTGGGTGCCGGAAGAAACCTTCGAATCCGGTATCCGCAAGACCGTGCAGTGGTACCTGGACAACCCCGAGTGGGTCGCTCACGTCAAAAGCGGCAGCTACCAGCAGTGGATCGACAGCAACTACGCCGAGCGCACGGACCAAGCATGAAAATCCTGCTGCTAGGTAAAAATGGCCAGGTGGGTTGGGAGCTGCAACGGGCGCTGAGCGTGCTCGGTGAAGTCGTGGCACTCGATCGTCATCGTGCGGCTACGGACCATGGGGATCTGGCAGGTGATTTGTCAGACCTTGACGGCCTACGGGATGCCATCCGCGCTGTCTCGCCTCAGGTGATCGTCAACGCGGCCGCCTATACAGCCGTCGACAAGGCCGAAAGCGAGCGAGAGATGGCCCACACCGTCAATGCGCTGGCTAGCCAGGTCATGGCCGAAGAAGCCAAGCGCCTCGATGCTTGGTTGGTTCACTACTCCACCGACTACGTTTTTGACGGTACAGGCTCCACGTCTTGGAAGGAGACCGACGACGTTTCGCCGGTCAACCACTACGGTGCAACCAAGCTCGAAGGCGAACGACTGATTCAGGCGTCGGGCTGCAAGCATCTGATTTTCCGCACCAGCTGGGTATATGCCGCACGGGGTAACAACTTCGCGAAAACCATGCTGCGCCTGGCCAAGGATCGCCCCACGCTCAACGTCATCGCCGATCAGGTCGGGGTGCCGACAGGGGCCGATCTGCTTGCGGATGTGGCGGTGGCTGCGCTTCAACAAGCCCAGCATAACCCAGCGCTGAGTGGCATCTACCACTTGGCGCCATCGGGCGAGACGAGCTGGCACGGCTACGCCAGCTACGTTATTCAGTTTGCCCGGAAACATGGCGAAGCGCTTGCGGTCGAAGCGGTGAATCCGATCGCCACGACCGAGTATCCCACCCCGGCCAGTCGCCCATTGAATTCCCGCTTGGATACCGCCAAGCTTCGTCACTCGTTCGCACTGCACCTGCCCGATTGGCAGTGTGGTGTCACCCGTATGCTCATGGAAGTTCTGAACAAATGAACGCAACCAATCGTAAAGGGATTATTCTGGCAGGGGGCTCAGGCACCCGTCTTCACCCGGCCACCCTGTCGGTGTCCAAGCAACTGCTGCCAGTCTACGACAAACCCATGATCTACTATCCGCTGAGCACGCTGCTGCTCGCCGGGATTCGGGACATCCTGATCATCTCCACACCGCAGGACACCCCGCGTTTCGAACAGTTGTTGGGGAACGGTCACCAGTGGGGCATCAATCTGTCCTATGCCGTTCAACCTAGCCCCGATGGGCTGGCCCAGGCGTTCACCATTGGTGCTGATTTCATCGGTAACAATCCTTCTGCGCTCGTGCTTGGCGACAACATCTTCTACGGTCACGACTTCCAGTCGCTTCTGCTCAGTGCAGACAAGCGCTCGTCCGGCGCGTCGGTGTTCGCGTACCACGTGCACGATCCTGAGCGCTACGGCGTCGCCGAGTTCGACGACAGCGGTCGCGTGCTTTCGTTGGAAGAGAAACCGGCAGTTCCCAAATCGAGCTATGCCGTGACGGGGCTGTACTTCTATGACAACCAGGTGGTCGACCTGGCCCGCGAACTCAAGCCCTCCGTGCGTGGCGAGCTGGAAATCACCGACCTCAACAACCTTTACCTGCAGCAGCAGCAACTCCAGGTCGAGATCATGGGCCGTGGTTACGCGTGGTTGGATACCGGTACCCACGACAGTCTGCTCGAAGCCAGCCAGTACATCGCAACCATGGAGCGCCGTCAGGGGCTGAAGGTCGCGTGCCCTGAGGAAATCTGCTACCGCGCCGGGTGGATCTCGGCTGAACAGGTAGAGCGTCTGGCACAGCCCATGCTGAAAAATGGCTACGGCAAGTACCTGCAAAATCTGCTGAAAGAAAAGGTGTTCTGATGCAGGCCGTTCGCTTGGCTATCCCCGATGTCGTGCTGCTCACCCCGAAAGTCTTCGGCGACGACCGCGGCTTCTTCTACGAGAGCTTCAACGCACGCGCCTTCGAAGCCGCCACCGGCCTGAACCCGGACTTCGTGCAGGACAACCACTCCCGCTCGGTCAAGGGCGTGCTCCGTGGCCTGCACTACCAGCTGGCACCCCACGCCCAGGGCAAGCTCGTGCGCGTGGTGCAGGGCGAGGTCTTCGACGTGGCGGTGGATATCCGCCGCGCCTCGCCGACCTTCGGTCAATGGGTCGGTGCCGTGCTGTCCGCCGAGAACAAGAACCAGCTGTGGATCCCGCCAGGGTTCGCGCATGGCTTCGTCACCTTGAGCGACACCGCCGAGTTCCTCTACAAGACGACGGACGTCTACTCGCCCGAGTGTGAGCGCTGCATCGCCTGGGATGACCCGACCATCGCCATCGACTGGCCCATCGACTACGCGCCCAGCTTGTCCGGCAAGGACCAGCTAGGCGTGGCGTTGACCGAAGCAGACGTCTTCGATTGACGAACGGCGGGGTTGTGGCATCTGTCGCAGCCCCGCTTCGTTGACCACCACACGTTTTCACGCCCCACTCAGACTTGCATTGACAGTGTCTTGCGCAAGGTCCCGGCATTTCGCCTCTACCTCGCCCTGATCCCTCCAATGCCTGCCGCCTTCTCCTCGACCGAACGGCTCTATACCCTGGATACCCTGTGCGGTCTCGCCGCGCTCAGTGCCGCGTGCTGCCACTGGTGGGTCGAACGGCCGGCGCAACACTGGTTGCGCAACAGGCGTCTGCCGGACGTTTGTCGAACGCACGGTCAGGCCCTCGTCTAGCGCTGCGGCGCACCCTGCCCTTGTCGCCAAGGCCGCGCAGTGCCGGATTGGCCGCTGTCGACGGCCCACGCCGCAGCCCTGCTCGATGAGCGAGCGGCCGCCCGCTCATCCTTCTCCGAACGCACAACGTTCTCTGGTATCCTCAGGCGTTTTTTCGACAGGCTGCAGGCCGATGTCAGGCAACGGCCTGCAACCGGCTGGGCATGAGTGGCACAGGACCCGTCGGCCTGGATTCGATGCCCAGTGTCGTGCCCGAGGGTTCTGAAAGAACCATTGCCCGGTCAGTCACCGATCTCATCCTCTGCCTGTCGGCACCGCCCTGTCCCAACCCTGAATCGGTTGAGGACAGCGGCTACAGCTATCCATGACAAAAACTGTCAAGCTGCCGGATTGGATTCGGCAGCCGTTCAGCGGACGCCGAGCGACCTTGAGCTGAGCGAAGAACCAACGCACTGAAACAGCGTCTCATGGCGCTCCAGTACCTTAAGAAAGGAGATCACATGTTTGGATTATTGAGAGGGCTATTCAGCTATCGCAGCTTTATCGCCACCTCGATCCGCAACGAGTTCGTTTCTCGATTCTCGCGGAGTAGCCTTGGCGGGCTGTGGATGATCATCAACCCCTTGGCGAACGTGCTGATCTATGCGCTCATCCTGTCGAACGTGCTGGCGGCGAAGCTGCCGGGCATCGACAACAAATATGCGTATGCCCTGTATCTGATGGCCGGCACCCTGGCCTGGAGCCTGTTCTCCGAAATCGTCAACCGGTGCCTGACGCTGTTCATCGAAAACGGCAACCTCATGAAGAAGATGAAGTTTCCCAGGATCACCCTGCCCTTCATCGTCCTGGGTTCGGCGTTGCTCAACAATTTCCTGCTGCTGCTTTCCGTCCTGGGCGTGTTCATCTGTCTCGGCCATTTGCCGACCTGGCAGATGCTGTGGGCAGTGCCCCTGATCCTGACCGTGGCTGCGCTGGCGATGGGGTTGGGGCTGGTACTGGGCGTGCTGAACGTCTTCGTCAGGGACATTGGCCAGGTCGTTCCCATCGTCTTGCAGATTCTGTTCTGGTTCACACCGATCGTGTACCCGATCAACATCATCCCCGAGGACTTGCAGTCGCTGATCGGCTACAACCCCATGCTGCCGCTCGTCACCGCCTACCACGACGTGTTCGTCTACGGCCTGTCGCCCAATTTCATGGACTTGACCAGCACCGTTGTCCTGACCCTGCTGCTGCTGGCATTGGGTCTTTACATTTTCCGCCGCGCGGCGCCTGAAATGGTGGATGCCCTATGACTCTGTTGAGCGCCAAAGACCTAGGCAAAGCCTACCGTACCTACCGAAGCGAATGGCAGCGTATCGCACGCTGGCTGGGGATCAGGATCGCCCCACGCGAAGAGCACTGGGTGCTGCGGCACATCAATTTCGTGATCAACGCGGGCGAAGCGATCGGCATCGTCGGTCAGAACGGCGCCGGCAAGTCGACCCTGCTGAAGATGCTGACCGGCACGCTGCAACCCACCACGGGCGAGGTGAAGGTCAATGGCCGGATCGCGGCCATCCTGGAACTCGGCATGGGCTTCAACCCGGAGCTGACCGGGCGCCAGAACGTCCGCCACGCTGCCGGCCTGATGGGCTTCAATGCCCAGGAGATCGAGGCGTTCATGCCGGAGGTCGAGGCCTTCGCCGAGGTCGGTGAGTACTTCGATCAGGCGGTGCGGACCTATTCCAGCGGCATGCAGATGCGCGTCGCGTTCGCCGTGGCCACGGCGCGGCGCCCGGAGATTCTGATCGTCGACGAAGCGCTCTCGGTGGGCGACAGCTATTTCCAGCATAAAAGCTTTGACCGCATACGCGAATTCCAGGAGCAAGGCACCACGCTGCTGATCGTGTCCCACGACCGCAGCTCGATCCAGGCCTTGTGCGATCGCGTCCTGCTGATCGAAGGCGGCACCGTGATCAAGGATGGCGCGCCTGAAGAGGTGATGGATTTCTACAACGCCATCATCGCCGAAAAAGAAAACGCCACCGTCCAGGTCCATACATTGGCCGACGGCACCGTGCAGACCCGATCCGGCTCGGGTGAAGCGACCATCGAAAGCCTGGCCCTCTACAACGAGCTCGATGCGCCGATCGAATTCGTGAGCGTGGGGCAACCTGTGAACCTGAAGATCAAGGTCAAGGTGAACCAGGCGATCCCCGAGCTGGTGGTGGGCTACATGATCAAGGATCGCCTGGGTCAGCCCATCTATGGAACCAACACCCACCATCTGGGCAAGAAGATGGAGCACCTGGCTGCCGGCGCCGAGATGGAATACACCTTCACGTTCGAAGCCAACATCGGTGTGGGCTCCTATTCCATCGCGGTAGCGCTTCATACCGCCGACACCCACCTCAGTGCCAATTACGAGTGGCGGGACCTCGCGCTCGTGTTCAACGTCATCAATGCTGACAAGGTGCCCTTCGTGGGTTCGGCATGGATCCAGCCCACAGTGGAGTGCGCCCAATGAGCCAGTTCTATCGCGCTTTCGAGGATGAACACCGCGGTTCACACGACACCATCAAGCAGCGCCTGCAGGTCTACCTGCCGTTCATCACCCCCCTGTTGAAGCTCTACCCCGAGTGTCGAGCCGTCGATGTGGGCTGTGGCCGTGGCGAATGGCTGGAGACGCTGATCGAAAACGGTTTCGACGCCACGGGCGTCGACCTGGACGAAGGCATGCTGGAGGCCTGTCAGGCGCGTTCGTTGCCTGCCGAGAAAGCAGAAGCCGTTTCATACCTGCAGTCACTGCCCGATGAAAGCCTGACCGTCCTGAGCGGTTTTCATATCGTCGAACATATTCCGTTCGACGCGCTGAAGGCGTTGGTCAGCGAGGCGAACCGGGTGCTCAAGCCCGGTGGGCTGCTGATTCTCGAAACGCCGAATGCCGAAAACCTGATCGTCGGCACCCAGAATTTCTATCTGGACCCTACCCACGAGCGCCCGATTCCGCACATGCTGCTGGAATTTTTGGTGAAGTTCAGCGGCTTCCAGCGCTCCAAGCTGATGCGCCTGCAGGAAAGCCCGAGGTTGGTCGAATCGCCTTCACCGACCCTGATGGAGGTGCTCGGTGGCGCCAGCCCCGATTATGCGATCGTCGCCCAGAAAGCGCCGGCCAACGTCGACCTCTCGGCATTCGACGCCGTGTTCGAGGGCAGCTACGGTCTGAGCCTGGCGGATCTGGCGCAGCGCTACGAGGCAAGCCTGGCCACCAAGACCGAAGAACAGCGGCAGCGGTGGGACACCGACAATGCAACGGTCAGCCAGCGCCTGGATGCCCTGGAATATGACAATGCAGCCCTGCACAAACGTGCGGATTTCGTCGAGCACGAAAACTCAGTGCTTCACAACCGCGTGGACTTCGTCGAGCACGAACATGCGGCGCTGCTCACCCAGATGCACGACCTGAAAGCCTCCGTGTCGGACCTGAAATTCGATGAGCTCAAGCTGGCCAACGAAGCGCTTCAGCGCTCGCTGGACGAGTCGCTGAAAAATGCGCATCACTGGTACACCGAGGCCGTTGCTCATCAGCAGCACATCGCGGCCCTCGGCGATGCCCACGCCTATCAGCATCAGACGGTCAGTGCCCTGACGGACCAGATCCAGCAGCTGCGCACCAGTACCTCGTGGCGAGTGACAGCGCCCATGCGGCAGGGCGTCATCGTCACGAGGAAATTGGCCTCCTCACCGGTACAGACCTCCAAACACCTCGCTCGCACAGCGCTGAAAGGGGTTCTGAACCAGCCAAGACTTCGCACGCTCATCAAGAAGATCCTGGTCCGCCACCCCCCGACCTACGCCCGCCTGCAAAGGCTGGCGGCGCGCTTGCGCGCTGCACCGGTTGCGCCCTTCCAGAGCGTGCCGTCCACGGCGCCTCAGGCCTTCGCGGCAACCGAGGCGGGTCACGCGCCAGCAGCGCCCGCCCATCTCTCGGAAAATGCCAAAGCGATCTACTTGCGGTTGAACAGAAACGAACCACGTAAGGATGTGAAGTGATGCGCGTAGTCATTGACCTGCAGGGCGCCCAAGCCGAGAACAGAAACCGGGGCATCGGGCGTTACGCGCTTTCCTTCACCAAGGCCTTCATCCAGAACGCCGGCGACATCGAAGTGTTCGTCGTGCTCAATGGTCTGTTCGGCGAGTCGATCGACGCGATTCGCGACGAGCTGCAAGGCGTTCTGCCTGAACGCCAGATCCGGGTGTGGACGCCTTGCGGCAAGGTCAGCGCCTTGCCGCCCGAGCACCGGTGGAGCACGCAAGCATCGGAACGGGTGAGAGAGGCTTTCATCGGCGAACTGCACCCCGACCTGGTGCTGGTCACCAGCCTGTTCGAAGGCTTGGTGGACGACGCCGTGACCAGCATCAAGGCGCTGGACTCGACCGTGCCCACGGCAGCCATCGTCTATGACCTGATCCCGCACATCAACCCTGAGACCTACCTGAGTTCGGCGCCGGTCCGGCAGTGGTACGAAGCGAAGCTCAAGCACCTGCGCCGCGCCGATCTGGTACTGGCCATTTCGAATTCGTCTCGCGCCGAGGTGATCGATCACCTGGGCTTCCTGCCCGAGCGCGTGGTCAACATTTCGACGGCGATCGACACCGACCACTTCAAGCCCACGCCCGATGATCTGCAGGGTGCAGCGCTCAAGGCCCGCCTGGGTATCGACCGCCCGTTCGTGATGTACACGGGCGGTATCGACCCGCGGAAGAACATCGAAGGGCTGATCAGCGCCTACGCAGCACTCGAGGCACCGCTGCGCCGTGCACACCAGTTGGTCATCGTCTGCAACATCCGTCCTGAGGATCGCTCACGGCTCGAAGGCCTTGCCCTTGCCAACGGTTTGAAGAAGGGCGATGTCTGCTTCACCGGTTTCGTCAGTGAAGAAGACCTGCTCGCGCTCTACAACCTGTGCACGCTGTTCGTCTTCCCCTCCTTGCACGAAGGCTTCGGCCTGCCTGCACTGGAGGCGATGGCCTGCGGCAAGCCCGTGATCGGCTCGAACACCTCCAGCCTGCCCGAAGTCATCGGCAATGCCGAGGCGCTCTTCGACCCTTACCAGGTCACGTCCATCACGGCGAAGCTCGAAGCAGTGCTTGGCGATGAAGCCTTGAGGGCCCAGATGGCGTCGCTGGCGCTCGAGCAGGCGCGTCACTTCAGCTGGGACCAGACAGCGATCACGGCCGTGGAGGCCGTTCACACGCTCCTCGGTGAACTCACCCGCCGCTCCCACACCCTGCGGTCGACCAGACGCCCTCGTCTGGCGTACGTGTCCCCTCTTCCGCCGGCCCGCAGCGGCATCAGCGACTACAGCGCAGAGCTGCTTCCCGAGCTTGCCCAGTACTACGAGATCGATGCCATCGTGGCCCAGGAGTCGGTTTCCAGCTCGGATGCCGGCATCAACTACGCTGTTCGTTCGGTGGCGTGGTTCGAGGAGAATGCGCACCGGTTCGACCGCGTCATCTACCACTTCGGCAACTCCTCCTTCCATGAACACATGTTCCGGTTGCTGGAGAAGATTCCGGGAACGGTGGTGCTGCACGACTTCTTCCTGTCAGGTGTCGTGGCAGACATCGACGTCAACAAGGGGCGGTCAGGCTTCTGGACGGACGCCCTGTACCATAGCCATGGCTACAAGGCCATCGAGGAACGTATCAACGGGCTGGACAGCGCCGATGCCGTCTGGAAATACCCGTGCAACCTGCGCGTGCTCCAACAGGCCGAGGGCGTCATCGTTCACTCGAACTATTCGATCCGCCTGACGCATGCCTGGTATGGCGAGCATATCGGCCGCGACTGGAAGGAAATCCCCCTCCTGCGCACGCCGCGGTT
It encodes the following:
- a CDS encoding dTDP-glucose 4,6-dehydratase, with the protein product MKILVTGGAGFIGSAVVRHIISNTTDSVVNVDKLTYAGNLESLQSVDQSDRYAFERVDICDREALDRMFREHQPDAVMHLAAESHVDRSISGPSEFIHTNIIGTYALLEAARSYWSSLDENRKAAFRFHHISTDEVYGDLEGPEDLFTETTPYQPSSPYSASKASSDHLVRAWARTYGLPTLVTNCSNNYGPFHFPEKLIPLVILNALEGKPLPIYGKGDQIRDWLYVEDHARALYKVVTEGEVGETYNIGGHNEKQNIEVVRTVCALLDELRPDSQFRPHVDLLTYVQDRPGHDLRYAIDASKIQRELGWVPEETFESGIRKTVQWYLDNPEWVAHVKSGSYQQWIDSNYAERTDQA
- a CDS encoding dTDP-4-dehydrorhamnose reductase (with dTDP-4-dehydrorhamnose 3,5-epimerase forms a complex known as dTDP-L-rhamnose synthetase; catalyzes the reduction of dTDP-4-dehydro-6-deoxy-L-mannose to dTDP-L-rhamnose), yielding MKILLLGKNGQVGWELQRALSVLGEVVALDRHRAATDHGDLAGDLSDLDGLRDAIRAVSPQVIVNAAAYTAVDKAESEREMAHTVNALASQVMAEEAKRLDAWLVHYSTDYVFDGTGSTSWKETDDVSPVNHYGATKLEGERLIQASGCKHLIFRTSWVYAARGNNFAKTMLRLAKDRPTLNVIADQVGVPTGADLLADVAVAALQQAQHNPALSGIYHLAPSGETSWHGYASYVIQFARKHGEALAVEAVNPIATTEYPTPASRPLNSRLDTAKLRHSFALHLPDWQCGVTRMLMEVLNK
- a CDS encoding glucose-1-phosphate thymidylyltransferase is translated as MNATNRKGIILAGGSGTRLHPATLSVSKQLLPVYDKPMIYYPLSTLLLAGIRDILIISTPQDTPRFEQLLGNGHQWGINLSYAVQPSPDGLAQAFTIGADFIGNNPSALVLGDNIFYGHDFQSLLLSADKRSSGASVFAYHVHDPERYGVAEFDDSGRVLSLEEKPAVPKSSYAVTGLYFYDNQVVDLARELKPSVRGELEITDLNNLYLQQQQLQVEIMGRGYAWLDTGTHDSLLEASQYIATMERRQGLKVACPEEICYRAGWISAEQVERLAQPMLKNGYGKYLQNLLKEKVF
- a CDS encoding dTDP-4-dehydrorhamnose 3,5-epimerase is translated as MQAVRLAIPDVVLLTPKVFGDDRGFFYESFNARAFEAATGLNPDFVQDNHSRSVKGVLRGLHYQLAPHAQGKLVRVVQGEVFDVAVDIRRASPTFGQWVGAVLSAENKNQLWIPPGFAHGFVTLSDTAEFLYKTTDVYSPECERCIAWDDPTIAIDWPIDYAPSLSGKDQLGVALTEADVFD
- a CDS encoding ABC transporter; translated protein: MFGLLRGLFSYRSFIATSIRNEFVSRFSRSSLGGLWMIINPLANVLIYALILSNVLAAKLPGIDNKYAYALYLMAGTLAWSLFSEIVNRCLTLFIENGNLMKKMKFPRITLPFIVLGSALLNNFLLLLSVLGVFICLGHLPTWQMLWAVPLILTVAALAMGLGLVLGVLNVFVRDIGQVVPIVLQILFWFTPIVYPINIIPEDLQSLIGYNPMLPLVTAYHDVFVYGLSPNFMDLTSTVVLTLLLLALGLYIFRRAAPEMVDAL
- a CDS encoding sugar ABC transporter ATP-binding protein; the protein is MTLLSAKDLGKAYRTYRSEWQRIARWLGIRIAPREEHWVLRHINFVINAGEAIGIVGQNGAGKSTLLKMLTGTLQPTTGEVKVNGRIAAILELGMGFNPELTGRQNVRHAAGLMGFNAQEIEAFMPEVEAFAEVGEYFDQAVRTYSSGMQMRVAFAVATARRPEILIVDEALSVGDSYFQHKSFDRIREFQEQGTTLLIVSHDRSSIQALCDRVLLIEGGTVIKDGAPEEVMDFYNAIIAEKENATVQVHTLADGTVQTRSGSGEATIESLALYNELDAPIEFVSVGQPVNLKIKVKVNQAIPELVVGYMIKDRLGQPIYGTNTHHLGKKMEHLAAGAEMEYTFTFEANIGVGSYSIAVALHTADTHLSANYEWRDLALVFNVINADKVPFVGSAWIQPTVECAQ